The Spirochaetia bacterium 38H-sp genome has a segment encoding these proteins:
- the ftsH gene encoding ATP-dependent zinc metalloprotease FtsH, translating into MNQDNDPKKQPPFNINPNTNRFALIFLIILIVLFAASILFSSGSIGTEIPYSAFISYLEEGKINSVTIIDQFEIHGTYSGRGDNLNLFITKIPYYDPDLISILKSKGVTVKGDVKGVSPLRVILETIPWILIFAFTWFMFRQMQSGGNKAFSFGKSKARSYTDGKKVTFADVAGQKEAKHELEEVVEFLKNPARFTKIGARIPKGVLLVGMPGTGKTLLARAVAGEAGVSFFHMSGSDFVEMFVGVGAARVRDLFDQARKNSPCIIFIDELDAVGRVRGAGYGGGHDEREQTLNQLLVEMDGFESKEGIIVLAATNRPDVLDPALLRPGRFDRQVVVDMPDIKEREAILKIHARKVPIGEDVDFERLARGTAGSSGADLENMVNEAALLAARKHKDKVNMEDFEEARDKVIMGVARKSRVLSKEEKEKTAYHESGHALLHFFLNNADPLHKVTIIPRGRALGMAVSLPEKDEYSKGRNWLLDRIKIAFGGYAAEKIVYNETTTGTQQDIRYATDLARKMVCEWGMSEELGPVALGQEDEPIFIGKEIARHKDYSEETAKRIDEAIHKLLKDALDDVFKILTENKDKLDSLARALVERETLTESDICDLLNIKPKRQAEGA; encoded by the coding sequence GTGAATCAGGATAATGATCCCAAGAAACAGCCACCTTTTAACATTAATCCCAATACAAATAGGTTTGCATTGATTTTCCTAATTATTCTTATAGTATTGTTTGCCGCAAGTATTTTATTTTCTTCCGGTAGTATAGGAACAGAGATACCATATTCTGCGTTTATAAGCTATCTGGAGGAAGGAAAGATAAATTCTGTTACGATCATAGACCAGTTTGAAATTCATGGTACTTATTCTGGCAGAGGGGATAATCTCAATTTGTTTATTACAAAAATCCCCTACTATGATCCGGATCTTATATCCATACTAAAAAGCAAAGGGGTTACTGTAAAAGGAGATGTAAAAGGTGTTTCTCCTCTTAGAGTTATTCTGGAGACTATTCCCTGGATACTTATTTTTGCTTTTACCTGGTTTATGTTCAGACAGATGCAGTCTGGTGGTAATAAGGCTTTTTCCTTTGGTAAAAGTAAAGCTCGCTCTTATACTGATGGTAAAAAAGTAACGTTTGCTGATGTTGCGGGTCAGAAAGAAGCGAAACATGAACTTGAAGAGGTTGTTGAGTTTTTAAAGAACCCTGCTCGTTTTACCAAGATAGGAGCAAGGATACCAAAAGGTGTGTTACTCGTAGGCATGCCCGGTACAGGTAAAACTCTTCTTGCAAGAGCTGTAGCCGGTGAGGCGGGAGTGTCTTTCTTCCACATGTCTGGTTCTGATTTTGTTGAGATGTTTGTAGGTGTGGGTGCCGCAAGGGTCAGGGATCTTTTTGACCAAGCCAGAAAAAACTCACCATGCATAATTTTTATAGATGAGCTTGATGCTGTGGGTCGTGTAAGAGGTGCTGGTTACGGAGGAGGCCATGATGAACGTGAGCAGACCCTCAACCAGCTTCTGGTGGAAATGGACGGATTTGAAAGCAAAGAAGGTATTATTGTGCTTGCAGCTACCAATAGGCCTGATGTCCTTGATCCTGCATTACTTAGACCAGGGCGTTTTGACAGACAGGTGGTTGTTGATATGCCAGATATAAAGGAACGTGAGGCTATTCTTAAGATTCATGCAAGGAAAGTACCTATAGGAGAAGATGTGGATTTTGAGCGTCTTGCAAGAGGAACTGCCGGTAGTTCCGGAGCGGACCTAGAGAACATGGTAAATGAAGCAGCATTGCTTGCTGCAAGAAAGCATAAAGACAAAGTAAATATGGAGGACTTTGAGGAGGCACGCGACAAGGTTATAATGGGTGTTGCAAGAAAATCGAGGGTTCTCAGTAAAGAAGAAAAAGAAAAAACAGCGTACCACGAATCCGGGCATGCACTTCTCCATTTCTTTTTGAACAATGCGGATCCTCTCCATAAGGTTACCATAATACCAAGAGGCAGAGCACTGGGAATGGCAGTTTCTTTACCTGAGAAAGACGAATATTCCAAAGGTAGAAACTGGCTTCTTGATAGAATAAAAATTGCCTTTGGCGGATATGCTGCAGAGAAAATTGTCTACAATGAAACGACAACTGGCACTCAGCAGGATATACGTTATGCTACAGATCTTGCACGTAAGATGGTCTGTGAGTGGGGAATGAGTGAAGAACTGGGTCCTGTAGCTCTAGGACAGGAAGATGAGCCTATATTTATTGGTAAGGAAATTGCAAGGCATAAGGACTACTCAGAAGAAACAGCAAAAAGAATAGATGAGGCTATACATAAGCTTCTAAAGGATGCTCTTGATGATGTGTTTAAAATCCTTACGGAAAATAAAGATAAACTTGATTCTCTTGCTCGTGCACTTGTAGAGAGAGAAACACTTACTGAGTCCGATATTTGTGATCTTTTAAACATAAAGCCAAAGCGGCAAGCAGAGGGCGCTTGA